The Citrifermentans bemidjiense Bem genome window below encodes:
- the ilvB gene encoding biosynthetic-type acetolactate synthase large subunit, with translation MKMNGARILLECLKREGVDTIFGYPGGTVINLYDELFSFKEIRHILPRHEQAGVHAADGYARATGKVGVAIATSGPGATNTITGIATAYMDSIPMVIVTGQVPTALIGNDAFQEADIIGITRPCTKHNFLVKDVKDLPTIMKKAFYIARTGRPGPVLVDLPKDVQMAQAEFHYPETVEIRGYKPNLEGHPKQVEKAVTMITQAKRPVLYVGGGVILGNAAAELTAFAKRLAIPVTTTLMGLGAFPENDTLSLGLLGMHGTYYANMAVSNCDVLIAIGARFDDRVTGKIASFAPHAKIVHVDVDPTSIKKNVRVDLPIVGDVRDVLAKMLKAAELVCPDAKVCQDAIAPWTAEIEGWKAKHPMSYKQSTTTIKPQYVIQRLRALSDPDAIVATDVGQHQMWTAQFFGFTTPRTLLSSGGLGTMGYGLPAAMGAQAAFPERQVMVVCGDGGFQMNLQELATIVQNRLNVKICILNNNFLGMVRQWQELFFDKRYSSTCMELPIDFIKLAEAFGATGLQATKVDEVDEVIKKGFATNGPVLMEFKVAREEKVLPMVPAGASLTEMVLAS, from the coding sequence ATGAAAATGAACGGCGCACGAATTCTGTTGGAGTGCCTCAAACGGGAGGGGGTCGACACGATCTTCGGCTATCCCGGGGGTACGGTCATCAACCTCTACGACGAGCTCTTCTCGTTCAAGGAGATCAGGCACATCCTGCCGCGTCACGAGCAGGCAGGGGTCCACGCAGCGGACGGTTACGCACGCGCGACCGGGAAGGTAGGGGTCGCCATAGCCACCTCCGGTCCGGGCGCCACCAACACCATCACCGGCATCGCCACCGCCTACATGGACTCCATCCCGATGGTGATCGTCACCGGGCAGGTTCCCACCGCGCTGATCGGCAACGACGCCTTCCAGGAAGCCGACATCATCGGCATCACCCGTCCCTGCACCAAGCACAACTTCCTGGTGAAGGATGTCAAAGACCTCCCCACCATCATGAAGAAGGCCTTCTACATCGCCCGCACCGGCCGCCCCGGCCCGGTCCTCGTGGACCTGCCGAAGGACGTGCAGATGGCGCAGGCCGAGTTCCACTACCCGGAGACGGTCGAGATCCGCGGCTACAAGCCGAACCTCGAAGGGCACCCGAAGCAGGTGGAGAAGGCGGTAACCATGATCACCCAGGCCAAGCGCCCGGTGCTCTACGTGGGGGGCGGCGTCATCCTCGGGAACGCCGCGGCGGAGCTCACCGCCTTTGCCAAGCGCCTCGCCATACCGGTCACCACCACCCTCATGGGGCTCGGCGCCTTTCCGGAGAACGATACGCTGTCGCTGGGGCTTCTCGGCATGCACGGCACCTACTACGCCAACATGGCCGTGTCGAACTGCGACGTCCTGATAGCCATCGGCGCCCGTTTCGACGACCGCGTCACCGGCAAGATCGCCTCCTTCGCGCCGCACGCGAAGATCGTGCACGTCGACGTCGACCCCACCTCCATCAAGAAGAACGTCCGCGTCGATCTCCCCATCGTGGGGGATGTGCGCGACGTCCTCGCCAAGATGCTGAAGGCGGCCGAGCTGGTCTGCCCCGACGCCAAGGTATGCCAGGACGCCATCGCCCCCTGGACCGCCGAGATCGAGGGGTGGAAGGCGAAGCACCCGATGTCCTACAAGCAGTCCACCACCACCATCAAGCCGCAGTACGTGATCCAGAGGCTGCGCGCGCTTTCCGACCCCGACGCCATCGTCGCCACCGACGTGGGGCAGCACCAGATGTGGACCGCGCAGTTCTTCGGTTTCACCACCCCCAGGACCCTTCTTTCCTCCGGCGGCCTCGGCACCATGGGTTACGGCCTTCCCGCGGCCATGGGCGCGCAGGCTGCCTTTCCCGAGCGCCAGGTGATGGTGGTCTGCGGCGACGGCGGCTTCCAGATGAATCTGCAGGAGCTAGCCACCATAGTGCAGAACCGGCTCAACGTGAAGATCTGCATCCTGAACAACAATTTTCTGGGCATGGTGCGCCAGTGGCAGGAGCTCTTCTTCGACAAGCGCTACTCCTCCACCTGCATGGAACTCCCCATCGACTTCATAAAGCTCGCCGAGGCCTTCGGCGCCACCGGTCTCCAGGCCACCAAGGTCGACGAGGTCGACGAGGTGATCAAGAAAGGGTTCGCCACCAACGGCCCGGTCCTGATGGAGTTCAAGGTCGCCCGCGAGGAGAAGGTGCTCCCGATGGTTCCCGCCGGAGCGTCCCTCACCGAGATGGTGTTGGCGTCGTAA
- the ilvD gene encoding dihydroxy-acid dehydratase — protein MRSDTITQGLERTPHRALLKGTGLPQSEMGKPFIGIATSFTDLIPGHVGMRDLERFIEKGVHTGGGYSFFFGIPGVCDGISMGHKGMHYSLPTRELIADMVESVAEAHRLDGLVLLTNCDKITPGMLMAAARLDIPCIVVTAGPMMSGRGDAGRKYSFVTDTFEAMARYKAGVIDDAELARCEENACPGMGSCQGLFTANTMAILTETLGMSLPRCGTALAVSALKRRIAFASGERIVDLVRQNITPRSILTREAFENAIRVDLALGGSSNTVLHLLAIAHEAGVELPLETFDILAKETPQLASMNPAGEHFMEDLDVAGGVAGVLKQLGDKIHDCPTLMGLSTKEIAASLKGVDEEVIHPLSNPVKKEGGIAVLFGNICPKGAVVKQSGVSDKMMKFTGTARCFDSEDKAMAAMMGGVVKGGDVVVIRYEGPKGGPGMREMLAPTAALMGLGLGDSVALITDGRFSGGTRGPCIGHIAPEAAAGGPIGLIEDGDTIELDIPARSLKVMVSDEVLAERRARWVAPEPKIKKGWLARYAKVVTSAHTGAITTAE, from the coding sequence ATGCGTAGCGACACTATCACCCAAGGTTTGGAACGGACCCCGCACCGCGCGCTCTTGAAAGGGACCGGGCTTCCGCAAAGCGAGATGGGGAAGCCGTTCATCGGCATCGCTACCAGCTTCACCGATCTGATTCCGGGGCACGTCGGCATGCGCGACCTGGAGCGTTTCATCGAGAAGGGTGTCCACACCGGCGGCGGTTATTCCTTCTTCTTCGGGATACCCGGGGTCTGCGACGGCATCTCCATGGGGCACAAGGGGATGCACTACTCCCTCCCCACCCGCGAGCTGATCGCGGACATGGTCGAGTCGGTCGCCGAGGCGCATCGCCTGGACGGCCTCGTGCTCTTGACCAACTGCGACAAGATCACCCCGGGCATGCTCATGGCTGCCGCGAGGCTCGACATCCCCTGCATCGTAGTCACCGCCGGCCCCATGATGAGCGGCCGCGGCGACGCAGGTCGTAAGTATTCCTTCGTCACCGACACCTTCGAGGCCATGGCGCGCTACAAGGCGGGGGTCATCGACGACGCGGAGCTCGCGCGCTGCGAGGAGAACGCCTGCCCGGGCATGGGTTCCTGCCAGGGGCTTTTCACCGCCAACACCATGGCCATCCTCACCGAGACGCTCGGCATGAGCCTGCCGCGCTGCGGCACCGCACTCGCCGTCTCCGCGCTCAAGCGCCGCATCGCCTTCGCCTCCGGCGAGCGCATCGTCGACCTGGTGCGCCAGAACATCACCCCGCGCTCCATCCTGACCCGCGAGGCGTTCGAGAACGCCATCAGGGTTGACCTGGCGCTGGGCGGCTCCTCCAACACGGTGCTGCACCTCTTGGCCATCGCCCACGAGGCAGGCGTCGAGCTCCCGCTGGAGACCTTCGACATCCTCGCCAAGGAGACCCCGCAGCTTGCCTCCATGAACCCGGCCGGCGAGCATTTCATGGAAGACCTGGACGTCGCAGGCGGCGTCGCCGGGGTGCTGAAGCAGTTGGGCGACAAGATCCACGACTGCCCGACCCTCATGGGGCTCAGCACCAAGGAGATCGCGGCGAGCCTGAAGGGTGTCGACGAGGAAGTGATCCATCCGCTCTCGAACCCGGTCAAGAAGGAAGGTGGCATCGCCGTTCTCTTCGGCAACATCTGCCCCAAGGGTGCTGTGGTCAAGCAGTCGGGCGTATCCGACAAGATGATGAAGTTCACCGGCACCGCGCGCTGCTTCGACTCCGAGGACAAGGCGATGGCTGCCATGATGGGTGGCGTGGTGAAGGGGGGAGACGTGGTCGTCATCCGCTACGAAGGGCCCAAAGGGGGCCCGGGGATGCGCGAGATGCTCGCTCCCACCGCGGCGCTCATGGGGCTTGGGCTTGGCGACTCCGTGGCGCTCATCACCGACGGCCGCTTCTCCGGCGGCACCCGCGGCCCCTGCATCGGCCACATCGCGCCCGAAGCGGCGGCCGGCGGCCCGATCGGCCTCATCGAAGACGGCGACACCATTGAACTGGACATTCCGGCACGCTCGCTCAAGGTCATGGTGAGCGACGAGGTGCTGGCAGAACGGCGCGCCCGCTGGGTCGCCCCCGAGCCGAAGATCAAGAAGGGTTGGCTCGCCCGCTATGCGAAGGTGGTTACCTCGGCCCACACCGGCGCCATCACCACCGCTGAATAA
- the tsaB gene encoding tRNA (adenosine(37)-N6)-threonylcarbamoyltransferase complex dimerization subunit type 1 TsaB, translated as MKILTIDTSSNCSSVSLSDGSTLLGECILGEDRSNSGRLLESVSGLLKAAKLTPEGLDAFAVSLGPGSFTGVRVGIATVKGLALATGKPVVGFSSLAMLAMNLPFSSHPVAPMYDARKGEVYAALYRCGSLPETLRSDAVIGPKEFLSGIVKPTIFVGDGAVRYRELIVSTLGELAIFPPWHANLPRACAGAVIAHEAALSGKFTPLALLNPTYLRASEAEIAKRRRDGL; from the coding sequence GTGAAGATACTCACCATCGACACCTCCAGCAACTGCTCCTCCGTCTCCTTGAGCGACGGCTCCACCCTTCTGGGCGAGTGCATCCTGGGCGAGGACCGTTCCAATTCCGGGCGCCTGCTGGAATCGGTCTCGGGCCTCTTGAAGGCGGCCAAGCTTACCCCCGAGGGGCTCGACGCTTTCGCGGTCTCCCTAGGGCCTGGCTCCTTCACCGGGGTCCGGGTCGGCATCGCCACGGTGAAGGGGCTTGCCCTGGCCACCGGGAAGCCCGTCGTCGGTTTCTCGTCGCTAGCCATGCTGGCCATGAACCTTCCCTTCAGCTCCCACCCGGTGGCGCCCATGTACGACGCCCGCAAGGGCGAGGTGTACGCCGCGCTTTACCGCTGCGGTTCGCTTCCCGAAACGCTCCGCTCTGACGCGGTTATAGGGCCGAAGGAGTTTCTTTCGGGGATCGTGAAGCCCACCATCTTCGTGGGCGACGGCGCCGTGCGCTACCGCGAACTGATCGTCTCGACCCTTGGGGAGCTCGCCATCTTTCCCCCTTGGCACGCCAACCTCCCCCGAGCCTGCGCCGGTGCCGTCATCGCGCACGAGGCCGCGCTTTCCGGGAAGTTCACCCCGCTTGCTTTGCTCAACCCCACCTACCTGCGCGCCTCCGAGGCGGAGATCGCCAAACGCCGCCGCGACGGACTTTAA
- the rseP gene encoding RIP metalloprotease RseP, with amino-acid sequence MSILFAIIALGALIFFHELGHFLFAKAFGVGVEKFSLGFGPKIYGRKIGETEYLLSALPLGGYVKMVGEGEDVEISEEDRARSFAEKPVLQRIVIVAAGPIFNLLFAYILFIIIFMVGVPAVTTKVGDVVADKPAAKAGVKAGDTIRSVNGKPVARWDDFAKIIAEGKLAPVEVEVQRGQTPLKFTMVPESRTSKNLLGDTVTQPVIGVVAAGETVIDHFPPGEAITRGSAQCWNVIRLTVLSLVRLVERAIPLDNIGGPIMIVKMAGEQAAAGGVSFLAFVALLSVNLGVLNLLPVPILDGGHLAFFLIELVTGRPLSKRAREIAQQVGLVLLIGLMMLAFYNDIARMFAQKA; translated from the coding sequence ATGAGCATACTTTTCGCAATCATCGCCCTCGGGGCTCTGATTTTCTTCCATGAGCTCGGACACTTCCTCTTCGCCAAGGCTTTCGGGGTCGGGGTGGAGAAATTCTCTCTCGGCTTCGGCCCCAAGATCTACGGCAGGAAAATAGGCGAGACCGAGTACCTCCTGTCGGCGCTCCCCTTGGGGGGATACGTGAAGATGGTGGGGGAGGGGGAGGACGTCGAGATCTCCGAAGAGGACCGCGCCCGCTCCTTCGCCGAGAAGCCGGTGCTGCAGCGGATCGTGATCGTCGCGGCCGGGCCCATCTTCAACCTCCTCTTCGCCTACATCCTTTTCATCATCATCTTCATGGTTGGGGTCCCCGCCGTCACCACCAAGGTGGGGGACGTCGTTGCCGATAAACCCGCCGCCAAGGCAGGCGTGAAGGCCGGCGACACCATCCGCTCCGTGAACGGCAAGCCCGTGGCGCGCTGGGACGACTTCGCGAAGATCATCGCCGAGGGGAAGCTCGCGCCGGTCGAGGTAGAGGTGCAGCGGGGGCAGACCCCCCTGAAATTCACCATGGTCCCGGAGAGCCGCACCAGCAAGAACCTCTTGGGGGACACGGTGACCCAGCCGGTGATAGGCGTGGTTGCAGCCGGCGAGACCGTGATTGACCATTTCCCCCCGGGCGAGGCGATAACGAGGGGGAGCGCCCAGTGCTGGAACGTGATCAGGCTCACCGTGCTCTCGCTGGTGCGCCTGGTCGAGCGCGCCATCCCGCTGGACAACATCGGCGGCCCGATCATGATCGTGAAGATGGCGGGGGAACAGGCGGCAGCCGGCGGGGTGAGCTTCCTCGCTTTCGTGGCGCTCTTGTCGGTGAACCTGGGCGTCCTGAACCTTTTGCCGGTGCCGATTCTCGATGGCGGGCACCTGGCGTTTTTCCTGATCGAACTGGTGACGGGGAGACCGCTCAGCAAGAGGGCCCGGGAGATCGCCCAGCAGGTTGGGCTCGTGCTCCTGATCGGCCTCATGATGCTCGCCTTCTACAACGACATCGCCCGCATGTTCGCCCAAAAGGCGTGA
- a CDS encoding 1-deoxy-D-xylulose-5-phosphate reductoisomerase, which yields MKNLTILGSTGSIGVSTLDVVKAYPDMFRVVALTAGNNLELLKTQIETFSPDLVSVLTAEKAQALSRSLTGKKPEIMHGVEGMIAAATASETTMVVAAIVGAAGLVPTTAAIMAGKDVALANKETLVTAGHLVMQMVREKKVNLYPVDSEHCAVFQSMAGHRSQDIARVILTASGGPFLNWGREKLQAATVADALNHPNWSMGRKITVDSATMMNKGLEVIEARWLFDIPVQRIGVNIHPQSIIHSMVEYVDGSVMAQLGTPDMKGPIAYALTYPGRVPSGVKALDLTALSGLTFFKPDTDRFPALQLAYRAADAGESMPAVMNAANEIAVEAFLGGRIGFMAIAEAIEKVMDLHEPHALASIEEVLEADRWGRRTAKEVLGVGC from the coding sequence ATGAAAAACCTCACCATCCTAGGTTCCACAGGTTCCATCGGGGTCAGCACCCTCGACGTGGTCAAAGCGTATCCCGACATGTTCCGGGTGGTCGCGCTTACCGCAGGGAACAACCTCGAACTCTTAAAGACCCAGATAGAGACCTTCAGCCCCGACCTGGTCTCGGTGCTGACCGCCGAGAAGGCCCAGGCCCTCAGCCGGTCGCTCACCGGCAAAAAGCCCGAGATAATGCATGGCGTGGAGGGGATGATAGCCGCCGCGACCGCATCCGAAACCACCATGGTGGTGGCGGCCATCGTCGGTGCCGCAGGGCTTGTTCCCACCACGGCCGCGATCATGGCGGGAAAGGACGTGGCGCTCGCCAATAAGGAGACACTGGTAACCGCAGGCCATCTGGTGATGCAGATGGTGCGCGAGAAGAAGGTGAATCTTTATCCGGTCGACAGCGAGCATTGCGCGGTGTTCCAGTCCATGGCGGGGCACCGCAGCCAGGACATTGCCCGGGTGATCCTCACTGCTTCCGGCGGCCCCTTCCTCAACTGGGGAAGAGAGAAGTTGCAAGCCGCGACGGTTGCCGACGCGCTCAACCATCCCAACTGGAGCATGGGGAGAAAGATCACCGTTGACTCGGCCACCATGATGAACAAGGGGCTTGAGGTGATCGAGGCCCGCTGGCTTTTCGATATCCCGGTGCAGAGAATAGGGGTGAACATCCATCCGCAAAGCATCATCCACTCCATGGTGGAATATGTGGACGGGAGCGTGATGGCGCAACTGGGGACTCCCGACATGAAGGGGCCCATCGCCTACGCGCTCACCTACCCGGGCCGCGTACCCTCCGGGGTCAAGGCGCTTGATCTCACCGCGCTTTCGGGGCTCACCTTCTTCAAGCCGGACACGGACCGCTTCCCCGCTTTGCAGCTCGCCTATCGCGCGGCTGACGCCGGGGAAAGCATGCCGGCGGTCATGAACGCCGCCAACGAGATCGCCGTCGAGGCGTTCCTCGGTGGAAGGATCGGCTTCATGGCCATAGCCGAGGCGATCGAGAAGGTGATGGACCTGCACGAGCCGCACGCGCTGGCATCGATCGAAGAGGTGCTGGAGGCGGACCGTTGGGGTAGGAGAACCGCCAAGGAAGTCCTTGGCGTAGGCTGCTGA
- a CDS encoding phosphatidate cytidylyltransferase — MKRLATAAVLLPLVILFILKASAFQFSLLVFLLALLGLDEFYRMSLPARRGEGRAAAAAGALSLFTIFAGNPVFPLMALTLLVLAFCLVSLFRLKEIRQAAPDAALLLTGFLYVPLLLAHLVLIRMLPHGTSWLFLIMVIVMAGDSAAYYVGSTFGKNRLYPAVSPKKSIEGSLGGLAGSLAGAVIAKYTFFPELAISDCIATALLLGVLGQLGDLFESLIKRNCGVKDSGTIIPGHGGILDRLDSILFAAPAAYYYAYFLLR; from the coding sequence ATCAAACGACTAGCCACCGCAGCGGTGCTGCTGCCGCTTGTGATACTGTTCATCCTGAAGGCCTCGGCATTCCAGTTCTCGCTGCTGGTTTTCCTGCTCGCGCTATTGGGGCTCGACGAGTTCTACCGGATGTCGCTCCCTGCCCGTCGCGGCGAGGGGAGGGCGGCCGCAGCGGCAGGTGCGCTTTCCCTTTTCACCATCTTCGCCGGGAATCCCGTCTTCCCCCTCATGGCGCTTACCTTGCTGGTGCTCGCCTTCTGCCTGGTCTCGCTCTTCAGGCTTAAGGAGATCCGGCAGGCGGCCCCCGACGCGGCCCTTTTGCTGACGGGTTTTCTCTACGTGCCGCTGCTCCTTGCCCACCTGGTCCTGATCCGGATGCTCCCCCACGGCACCTCCTGGCTCTTCCTGATCATGGTCATCGTCATGGCCGGCGACAGCGCCGCCTACTACGTCGGCTCCACCTTCGGCAAAAACAGGCTCTACCCCGCGGTGAGCCCGAAAAAGAGCATCGAAGGTTCCCTGGGAGGACTCGCGGGCAGCCTCGCCGGCGCCGTGATCGCCAAGTACACCTTCTTCCCGGAGCTGGCCATCTCTGACTGCATCGCCACGGCGCTCCTTCTGGGCGTGTTGGGGCAGTTGGGGGACCTCTTCGAATCGCTGATCAAAAGAAACTGCGGGGTCAAGGATTCCGGCACCATCATCCCCGGGCATGGCGGCATACTGGACCGGCTGGACAGCATACTTTTTGCGGCGCCTGCCGCGTATTACTACGCCTATTTCCTGCTTCGCTGA
- a CDS encoding isoprenyl transferase, with the protein MDSLDRKNLPAHLAVIMDGNGRWAKQRMLRRIVGHQKGVETVRVIVEECSRLGIGYLTLFAFSAENWLRPKTEVKALMALLKQYIRGETARMMQNDIRFNVIGNRCDLPEDVNREIESAIQKTAGNRGMLLTLALSYGSRQEIVAAAKRLAKDAAAGRLDPEAIDEASFTGSLFTAGIPDPDLLIRTSGEMRISNFLLWQLAYAELYFTEVNWPDFDRNELARAFRDFQSRERRFGMTSEQLCQGEPEA; encoded by the coding sequence ATGGATAGCTTAGATCGGAAGAACCTCCCGGCGCATCTCGCCGTCATCATGGACGGCAACGGCCGCTGGGCCAAGCAGCGCATGTTACGCAGGATCGTTGGGCACCAAAAAGGAGTTGAGACTGTCCGGGTGATAGTGGAGGAATGCTCGCGTCTGGGCATCGGCTATCTTACCCTGTTCGCCTTCTCCGCCGAAAACTGGCTCCGGCCCAAGACCGAGGTCAAGGCACTGATGGCGCTCCTGAAGCAATACATCCGCGGCGAGACCGCGCGGATGATGCAAAACGACATCCGTTTCAACGTGATAGGAAACCGCTGCGACCTCCCCGAGGACGTGAACCGCGAGATCGAAAGCGCCATCCAGAAGACCGCCGGGAACCGCGGCATGCTGCTCACCCTGGCGCTTTCCTACGGCAGCCGCCAGGAGATCGTAGCGGCGGCCAAAAGGCTCGCCAAGGATGCGGCGGCGGGAAGGCTCGACCCCGAGGCGATCGATGAGGCGAGCTTCACCGGCTCGCTCTTCACCGCGGGAATCCCGGACCCGGACCTGCTGATCAGGACCAGCGGGGAGATGCGCATCAGCAACTTCCTCCTCTGGCAGTTGGCCTACGCGGAGCTCTACTTCACCGAGGTGAACTGGCCCGACTTCGACCGCAACGAGTTGGCCCGCGCCTTCCGGGACTTCCAGTCCAGGGAGCGCAGATTCGGCATGACCAGCGAACAGCTCTGCCAAGGCGAGCCCGAGGCTTAA
- the frr gene encoding ribosome recycling factor — MVKDVISSMNVHMDKSIESLRKEYQKVRTGRASTSLLDDIKVDSYGTLSPLNQVATLAIPEARTITISPWDSKMIAPIEKAIMNSNLGLNPANDGKMIRLTLPPLTEERRKDIVKQLKRDAEDAKVALRNIRRDAIDQLKKLEKDKSISEDEQKRAEKEVQDFTNSHVAKVDEVLLHKEKEVMEV; from the coding sequence ATGGTCAAGGATGTCATCTCCAGCATGAACGTCCATATGGACAAATCCATAGAATCGCTCAGGAAAGAGTACCAGAAGGTGCGCACCGGCCGTGCCAGCACCTCTTTGTTGGACGATATCAAGGTCGACAGCTACGGCACCCTTTCGCCGCTGAACCAGGTAGCGACCCTCGCCATCCCCGAGGCGCGCACCATCACCATTTCGCCCTGGGACTCGAAGATGATCGCGCCCATCGAGAAGGCCATCATGAACTCCAACCTGGGGCTCAACCCGGCCAACGACGGCAAGATGATCCGCCTGACTCTTCCTCCCCTCACCGAGGAGAGGCGCAAGGATATCGTGAAGCAGCTGAAGCGTGACGCCGAGGACGCCAAGGTCGCTCTGAGAAACATCCGTCGCGACGCCATCGACCAGTTGAAGAAGCTGGAGAAGGACAAGTCCATTTCCGAGGACGAGCAAAAGCGCGCCGAGAAGGAAGTCCAGGACTTCACCAACAGCCACGTCGCCAAGGTGGACGAGGTGCTGCTCCACAAGGAAAAAGAGGTTATGGAGGTCTAA
- the pyrH gene encoding UMP kinase, with amino-acid sequence MGEPHYKRVLLKLSGEALGGEQGYGIDPNTITAIAREVKQVVELGVELSLVIGGGNIFRGLAASSKGMDRASADYMGMLATMINSLAMQDALEKVGVDTRVQSAIAMAEVAEPYIRRRAVRHLEKGRVVIFGAGTGNPYFTTDTAASLRAMEIGADVILKGTKVDGVYSADPAKDKTATKYGTLSYLEVLRKGLQVMDATAISLCMDNSLPIIVFDVTTDGNVVRVVNGEPIGTLVKEGE; translated from the coding sequence ATGGGAGAACCTCATTATAAAAGAGTACTTCTGAAACTCTCCGGCGAGGCCCTTGGGGGCGAGCAGGGGTATGGCATCGACCCGAACACCATCACCGCTATCGCCCGCGAGGTGAAGCAGGTGGTAGAACTCGGGGTCGAGCTTTCGCTGGTGATCGGCGGCGGCAACATCTTCCGCGGCCTCGCGGCCTCCTCCAAGGGGATGGACCGCGCCAGCGCCGACTACATGGGGATGCTGGCCACCATGATCAACTCCCTGGCCATGCAGGACGCGCTGGAGAAGGTCGGTGTAGACACCCGCGTGCAGTCCGCCATCGCCATGGCCGAAGTGGCCGAGCCTTACATCCGCAGGCGTGCCGTCAGGCATCTGGAAAAGGGAAGGGTGGTCATCTTCGGCGCCGGCACCGGCAACCCCTACTTCACCACCGATACCGCAGCAAGCCTCAGGGCGATGGAGATCGGCGCCGACGTGATCCTCAAGGGGACCAAGGTCGACGGCGTCTACTCCGCAGACCCGGCCAAGGACAAGACCGCCACCAAGTACGGGACGCTCAGCTACCTCGAGGTGCTGAGAAAGGGGCTCCAGGTAATGGACGCCACCGCGATCTCGCTTTGCATGGACAACAGCCTCCCGATCATCGTCTTCGACGTGACCACCGACGGCAACGTCGTCCGGGTGGTCAACGGTGAACCGATCGGTACCCTCGTCAAGGAAGGAGAATAG